The sequence CTCCGCCGCGAACCGCAGCAGGTCCTCGACCGTCGACACCCCGTCCTTCGCCGGCGAGCCCTCCAGCGACGTGGCCGTCATGCCCAGCGGCTCCAGCACGGCCTGGCGCAGATACTCCGCGAACGGCATCCCGGCGGCCTCGGCGATGTGCTCCCCGAGCTGCTCGAACCCGGCGTTGGAGTACAGCCGCCGTTCCCCGGGCGGCGCCGTCACCCGGTGCTCGTCGAAGGCCAGACCCGAGGTGTGCGCGAGGAGATGACGGACCGTCGCTCCGGGCGGACCGGCCGGCTCGTCCAGTTCGATCGCGCCCTCCTCGTAGGCGACGAGCGCCGCGTAGGCCGCGAGCGGCTTGGTGACGGAGGCCAGCGGGAAGCGGTGCCCGACGGGACCGTGCGTCCCGAGGACGGTCCCGTCGGCTCGTACGACTCCCGCCGCGGCGGTGGGGACGGGCCAGTTCTCGATCAGCGCCAGACTCTGCAACGACATGCGTCCGAGCCTATGCGGCCCACGGCGCCGGCCGCATCGACGGGTCCGGTCCCCGCTTCCGCGCCCGGTCCTGCGGATTTCTCACCGGAGCGGCTTGCTTCGAGTGCACTCCAAGGCCATAGCGTGGAGGCATGACGGTGATGCAGACCACGCCAGCGGCCACCGAGCACGCCACCCCCGCCGACATCTGCTCCGCCCCTCCCCGGCGCCACCCCCGGCCCGACGGCCAGGACCGCTACACGATCAGCGAGGTCGTCGCGTTCACCGGCCTGACCGCGCACACCCTGCGGTGGTACGAGCGGATCGGGCTGATGCCGCACGTCGACCGCTCGCACACCGGCCAGCGCCGCTACAGCAACCGCGACCTGGACTGGCTGGACTTCGTGACCAAGCTCCGGCTGACCGGCATGCCGGTGGCGGACATGGTGCGGTACGCGGAACTCGTCCGCCGTGGCGAGGACACGTACGCGGAGCGGCAGGCCCTGCTGGAGTCGACCCGCCGGGACGTCCTGAACAGGATCGCCGAACTGCGGGACACGCTCGCCGTACTCGACCGCAAGATCAGCTTTTACGCGATGGAGGGAACTTCTCGATGACCGACGCCAGGATTCCGACGGTACGACTCGGCGCGGACGGACCGGAGGTCGGCGTACAGGGCCTGGGCTGCATGGGCATGAACTTCGGCTACGGCCCGACGGACGCCGGCCAGGCCCGTGCCGCGCTGGACCGGGCGCTGGAGCTGGGCGTGACGCTGTACGACACGGCGGACGCCTACGGCGACGGGGAGAACGAGCGGTTCCTCTCCCCGTTCTTCAAGGCGCACCGGGACGAGGTGGTCGTCGCCACCAAGTTCGCCCTGTCGATTCCGCCGGACGACCCGACCAAGCGGATCATCCGCAACGACGCGCCCTACATCCGCCAGGCGGTCGAGGCCAGCCTGAAGCGGCTGGACATCGACGTGATCGACCTCTACTACATGCACCGCCGCGATGTGAACGTCCCCATCGAGGAGACCGTCGGCACGATGGCGGAGCTGGTCCGCGAGGGCAAGGTCAAGCACCTCGGGCTCAGCGAGGTCACCGCGGACGAACTGCGCACCGCCCACGCCGTGCACCCGATCGCGGCCGTGCAGTCGGAATGGTCCCTGTTCAGCCGGGACATCGAGGCCAGGGTCGTACCGGCCGCGCGGGACCTGGGCGTGGCCCTGGTGCCGTACTCGCCGCTCGGTCGAGGCTTCCTCACCGGCTCCTTCACCAACGCCGAGCAGGACCTCACGTCCGACGACTTCCGCCGTCAGCACCCCCGCTTCACCGGCGCCAACGCGTCCGCCAACGCGGCCCTGCTGGAGCCGATCCGGGCCGTCGCCGAGGCCCGCGGCGCCACTCTCGGCCAGATCGCCCTGGCCTGGGCGCAGCAGCGGGCGTCGGTCGCCGGCCTGACCGTGGTGCCGATCCCGGGCACCCGCAAGCCGGGCCGGGTCGAGGAGAACGTGGCGGCGACCCGCATCACCCTGACGGAAGAGGAGCTGACCGCACTGGAGCCGATCGCCGCCCACGTGGCAGGCGACCGCTACCCGGACATGCGCTTCGCCTCGGCGGGCCGCGAGTAACGACCCTTGGCCGGGCCGAGCGGGCGGCCGGTCTGGGCTGGTCAGCCGGTCTGGGCGGGCCGGATAGGCCGGCCGAATGAGCCTGACCGGGCGGCCCCGGGCGGACCCGCCGGTCCGGCTACGCCGGTCGCCTGGCCGCCGCGTGGGCCGTCGGCCGCGCGGCCCACGGCCGTCGGTCGCGTGAGCCGGTCCGTCCGGGCGGCCGGTCACGCCGGCCGGTCTGCTCGGCCGGCGGGCTGGCGGGAGGCCCGAAGGGTCACAGCTCTGCCAGCAGTTCCGCCTTCTTGCTGGAGAATTCCTCGTCGGTGACCAGTCCGGCCTGGTGCAGTTCCCCCAGGTGCCGGATGCGTTCGGCGATGTCGGCGGGATCGCGCCGGGCCGGGGCCGGTATCGCGGGCACCGGCCCCCGGGTGCGCACGGCGGCGAGCACCGCCGCGGCGAACGGCAGCGACTCGTGCACCGGGCCGTAGCCCAGCCCGAAGACGACGGCCGCCGGGTCCTGGTCGGGCTGCGCGGGCGCCGCCGGATCGGCCGACCGCCTGATCAGCCGCAGGTGTCCCTCGAAGACCTCCGGCGACCGCCACTCCACCCCGCTCAGCTCGGTCACCGCGAAGCTCTGGTCGCCGGCCTTCCACTTCGCCGAGGACGCCCCCGTCCAGGACCAGCGGAACTGTACCGACGTCCCGTCGAAGGACGCCTTGCCGTCGTACGCCTTGAACTGGAGCGGTGCCCCGGGCGCCGCGACCAGGTGCCGGTCGGCGGGGCCCGACTCGGTGAGCAGCCCCTTCAGTTCGTCGGCGTAGTACTCCGCGAGGGTCTCCCGCTCGGCCGGCAGCACCAGCCGGTAGGGATCGGAGCCCTCCTTCAGCTGCCCGTCGGCCGCCTCCATCAGCGGATCGGCGCCTGCCCGCGGCCGCAGGCGCAGCACGACCGTCCCCCGCCTGCCCGGGTCCAGCGTCACGCCCTCGACCGCGGCCAGCGGGATCCGGCGCTCGCCCAGCGCCTGGAACAGCTTCGGTGTTCGAATCCCCCGTTCGTAACGGATGAGCACGGAGTCGGACTCGAACTCCCAGACGGCATGAAATCCCGCCAGTACGTCACCCATGCGGCTCATCGTATGCGGCACGTGTCCCTCCGTCGCCACCCGCGCAGACCGCACTTCCCGCTGTTTCTACGCGCGTTCGGCCGTCGGCGTGCCGGACAGACCGGACCGGCACGCATCGTCCTCCCGTGCGCACGTCACCTCGCTGTACGCGCCCGCCCCGACGGCGGCGAGATTGCGCAGGCTGTCCGTGCCGGGCTGGAAGTAGCCGCTGTGCCCCTCGGCGTCCCGGGCCGACAGCACCCGCGCCCCGAACCCCGCCGACACCGGGTCGGCGCCATGACCGAGGCCGCCCAGCTCCAGATAGGGCACGTCGCGCACCCAGTCGCTGGCGTCCCGCATGGCCCACACCCGGGCCGTCGTGCCGAGGCCGGCGGCGCCGGCGGCACGCATGCCGGGGCTCGCGGCCACCGCTATGTCGGCGACCCGGCGGGGCATGTCGCGTGCGGCGACCCCGCAGAGCACCGAGCCGTAGCTATGACAGAACATCGACACCGGGGCCCGGCCGGGCAGCGCGCGCAGCAGCGCGTTCAGCCGTACGGCGCCCTCCTCGGCGCGCAGTCCGGTGGCCGCGTCCACCCCGAGCCCGTCGGGCGAGGTGTAGTCGGCCCAGGCGATCACGGCCGTGCGGGTCGTGGGTCGCACCGTCCGCTCGGCCGCGTACAGCGCCTTGGCCATGCCGACCGGGGCGGTGTAGGGGCGGTTGGTCCGCTGGAAGGTGAGCAGGTCGGTGTCCACGCCGGGGACGACGACCGAGATCCGCCGGGCCGAGGCGAGGTCGCCGAACACCTCGGCGATCCGGCCCGATCCCTCGGGGTCGAAGGCCAGGATCTGCCGGCCCGCGCTCAGCAGGGATTCGTAGCGGTGCATCCGCCGGCCCGCGTCCTGCTGGCCGGCCGTGCTGAGCCGGCTGTCGTGCATGCGCCCGCGTTCGCTCTTGCGGGCCTGCTCCAGCGCGAGGTGGTTGGCCCGGTAGCGCAGCGACACCGGGGCGCCGTTCATGTTGCCGACCGCGAGCGGATAGCGGCGGGCCAGCCGGTCGCGGTCGCCCGGGGTGAGCGAGCCGAAGAACCGGGCGAGCCGGGCCGGGGCGGCCTCGGGGTCCGGCAGCCTCAGGCCGTGCAGGTGGCCGTGCTGCCACTGGGCGAGCGAGGCCGCGAGCGCCGACGACTCCCGGTGGGTGCGCAGGGCGGTCCAGCCGGTGGTCGCGAGCATCACGAACACCACGGCCAGCGCCGGCAGGGCGCGCCAGATGTTGAGGTGCGGGGAGGTGTCGAAGGAAGTCACTGGGAGGACACACTAGGAGAGCGAGCGGGTCTCGGGGTAACCGAGTGACAGGGATCACGTTTCGGCGGTCGGCGGGCACGGAGCGGGCGCTCTGCCAACGATCTCAGGCGGTCCGCCAGTTTCCGGTCAGCGCCGAACCCACCTGATCGAGGTACGACGTGGTGAGCGTCCGAATCACCTCGGGTCCGGAGTCCTCGCTCGTGCACCACTGCCGTTCGGTGACCCGCATCACGCCGCCGAACACGGCCACCGCCAGCCGGGGCCGGGGGTCGGTGTCCATGTCGACGCCCTCCCGCTCGGCCAGCACCCGCGCGAGCGCCTCCTCCGTCGCGGCCAGCCGGCGCAGCCGGGCGGCGAGCAGCGGCGGCTCGGCCTCGATCGTCCGGTACATGCTCAGGTGCAGCTCGACCGGCACCACCGACTCGACGGTCTCGCGCATCTCGTCCCAGCTGTCCAGGAACGCCTGGCGCAGGGCCCGCATCGGCGCCTCGTGCGGCGGGCGGGTCCGTACGGCCGCCACGAACGCCGCCTCGGCCATGTCCTGGACCGCGAAGGCCACGTCCTCCTTGCCCGCGAAGTAACGGAAGAAGGTGCGCTGCGAGACGTCGACGGCCTCGGCGATCTCGTCGACGGTCGTCCGCTCGTACCCCTGTGTGGTGAACAGTTCGAGAGCGGCCCGCAGCAGCGATTCCCGTGTGCGCCGCTTCTTGCGCTCGCGCAGCGTCTCCATCGGCCACTCTCCTGGTGAACGAGGGCGGAACGTCCGTCCGGCCCGGTCTGACCCCCATTTTTCGTGTCAGTAACCGACTAGTGAATTGGTTTGTCAACTGTCAGCGGCTGTCACTAATCTGAGTGTATGACTAGTCAGACCACCATCGACGCGACGGGGCCGGGGGACGGGACGCCGGCCGCTCCGTCCGGGCCGCAGCCGGCCGCGGGCCTGCGCGGCCACCCGTGGCTCACGCTGATCACCGTCGCCGTAGGGGTCATGATGGTGGCCCTCGACGGCACCATCGTGGCCATCGCCAACCCGGCCATCGGCAAGGACCTGCACGCCAGCTGGGCCCAGCTCCAGTGGATCACCAACGCCTACTTCCTGGCGCTCGCGGTCTCGCTGATCACCGCCGGCAAGCTGGGCGACCGCTTCGGCCACCGGCAGACGTTCCTCATCGGTGTCACCGGCTTCGCCGCCGCCTCCGGCGCCATCGGGCTGTCGGACAGCATCGCCGCGGTCGTCACCTTCCGTGTCTTCCAGGGCCTGTTCGGCGCGCTGCTGATGCCGGCCGCGCTCGGCCTGCTGCGGGCGACCTTCCCGGCCGAGAAGCTCAACATGGCGATCGGCATCTGGGGCATGGTGATCGGCGCCTCCACGGCCGGCGGCCCGATCCTCGGCGGTGTCCTCGTCGAGCACGTCAACTGGCAGTCGGTGTTCTTCATCAACGTGCCGGTCGGCGCCCTCGCCCTCGTGCTGGGCATGCTGATCCTGCTCGACCACCGCGCCGAGAACGCCCCGCGCTCCTTCGACCTGCTGGGCATCGCCCTGCTCTCCGGCGCGATGTTCTGCCTGGTCTGGGCCCTGATCAAGGCTCCGGCGTGGGGCTGGGGCGACGGCAAGACCTGGCTGTTCCTGATCGCCTCGGTCGTCGGCTTCGCCCTGTTCGCCCTCTGGGAGAAGCGGGTGCGAGAGCCGCTGATCCCGCTGGCGCTGTTCCGCTCGGTCGCGCTGTCCGCGGGTGTGGTGCTGATGGTCCTGATGGCCATCGCGTTCATGGGCGGTCTGTTCTTCGTCACCTTCTACCTGCAGAACGTCCACGGCATGAGCCCGATCGACGCGGGCCTGCACCTGCTGCCGCTGACCGGCATGATGATCGTCGGCTCACCGCTGGCCGGCGTCCTCATCACCAAGGCCGGCCCGCGGATACCGCTGGCGGGCGGCATGGCCGTCACCGCGATCGCCATGTACGGCATGTCCACGCTGGAGGAGAACACCGGCAGCGGTCTGATGTCCGTGTGGTTCGCCCTGCTCGGCCTCGGTCTCGCCCCGGTCATGGTCGGCGCCACGGAGGTCATCGTCGGCAACGCCCCGATGGAGCTGTCCGGTGTCGCGGGCGGTCTCCAGCAGGCGGCCATGCAGATCGGCGGCAGCCTCGGTACGGCCGTGCTCGGCGCGGTGATGGCCTCCAAGGTCGACCACACGCTGGCCGGCAACTGGGCGGACGCCGGGCTGCCGGAGCTGCCCCCGCAGCAGCTGCACCAGGCGGCCGAGGCGGTTCAGCAGGGCGTCGCGCCGGTGGCCGAGGGCACTCCGGCACCCATCGCCGAGAAGATCACCGAGGTGGCGCACCACACCTTCATCGACGGCATGAGCCTCGCCTCCCTCGTGGCGGCGGGCGTGGCCGCGGTCGCCGTCCTCGTCGCGCTGCTCACCAAGCGCGGCACCAACGCGGAGGCGGGCGCGGGCGTGGGCCACATCTGACGGTCCCTCCCGGCGGAGTTCGCCTATCAGGGTGACTCCTCTGAAGATCGCTGGATCCCGGCGCGCGCCGCAGGTCACAGTGGGTCAACTCCTGCGCAGGACAGGGGAGGGCCACGGGGCCGCGGCGCGCGCTGTCGGAGGGGGACAGCGCGCCCGGTCTGCTCCGGCGGAACCGGGGTACCCGCACCGTGGAGCCGAACTGTCCATATGCCTCAGGGAGTTGATGATGGCAGGCTTCGGGCAAGGAACACGCGGGTACCCCCGGTCGCGAGGCCGGACGTGGCAACGCACCGGGCCGGACCGCGCGACGCTCGGGATCATCGGCGCGATCTGCGCGGTGGCCGGCTTCTTCGCGCTGGGGATCGTCCTCGGTCCCGTGGCGATCTTCTGCGGCTGGCAGTCGATGGGCCGCAGCTGGTCCGGCGAACGCAATGTGCCGGCGCTGGTCGCCCTGATCCTGGGCGCGATCGACACCCTGCTCGCCGTCATCGCCCTCGCGGGCGCGGCGACCTGGGGCAACGGGCTCCTCTAGGGAGCTTGCGGCCCGTTGCCGGGCGCGGGTCCGCTGTGGCTGTCGGCACAGCCGCCCGCGCCCCTTCGGGGTGCCGCCTCCGTCAGCCGCGCCACCTCGGCGCGCAGCAGCCGCACCTCCTCGGCCAGGGAGGCGATCGCCTCCGTCTGCCGGCGCTCCTCCACGTCGTCCTTCTCGAAACGCGAGATGAACCACGCGGCGATGTTCGCGGTGACGACACCGAGCAGGGCGATCCCGGAGAGCATCAGACCGACCGCGATCATCCGCCCGAGCCCCGTCGTCGGCGCGTGGTCCCCGTATCCGACGGTCGTCATCGTGGTGAACGACCACCACACCGCGTCACCCAGTGTCCTGATGTTCCCGCGCGGCGACTCCCGCTCCACGGACAGCACCGCCAGCGAGCCGAACATCAGCAGGCCGATCACGGAGCCGACGACATACGTGGTCAGCTTGATCTGCGGGGCCATCCGCGCCCGCCGGCCCACCAGCAGCAGCGTCGACACCAGCCGCAGCAGCCGCAGCGGCTGCAGGACCGGCAGCACGACCGCGCACAGGTCGACCCAGTGCCGTCGCACGAACGCCCTCCGTTGCGGGGCGAGCGCCAGCCGGACCAGGTAGTCCAAGGCGAACGCGCCCCACACCACCCACTCGACCCCGGTGCACAGGGCCGTCAGGGAGCGCCCGGCGGAGGCGTCCACGATGGGCACCGCGTAGGCGACGGCGAACGCCACCGTGAGCGCCAGCAGCGGCCGTTCGCTATACCGCTCCCAGCGCGCCTGGGCGGACAGTTGCTCCATGGCCGCATCGTAAAGAAACGGTAAGCCCCGCGCCCCGGGAGGGGCGCGGGGCTGTGTCCGGAATGCGGCTACGCGTCGCCTCCGGCCGCGCCCGGGTCCGCCGCCGCGACGTCCAGCAGCCGGTACCGGTCGATGGCCTGCTTCAGCGCGGACCGGTCGACCTTGCCCTCGCGCGCCAGCTCCGTGAGCACCGCCACCACGATCGACTGGGCGTCGATGTGGAAGAAGCGGCGCGCGGCGCCCCGGGTGTCGGCGAAGCCGAACCCGTCGGCACCGAGGGACTGGTACGTGCCGGGCACCCAGCGCGCGATCTGGTCCGGAACCGATCGCATCCAGTCGGACACGGCCACGAACGGACCCTCGGCGCCGCCGAGCTTGCGCGTCACGAACGGCACCCGCTGCTCCTCCTCCGGGTGGAGCAGGTTGTGCTCCTCGCAGGCCACGGCCTCGCGGCGCAGCTCGTTCCAGGAGGTCGCGGACCACACGTCCGCCCGGACGTTCCAGTCCTCGGCCAGGATCCGCTGGGCCTCCAGGGCCCACGGGACCGCCACGCCCGACGCCATGATCTGCGCCGGGATCGCGCCGCCGGTGGCCTCGCGGATCCGGTGGATGCCCTTGACGATGCCCTCGACGTCCACGTTCGGCGGCTCGGCCGGGTGCTGGATGGGCTCGTTGTAGACGGTGAGGTAGTAGAAGACGTCCTCGCCGTGCGGGTGCTCGGGCGAGCTGCCGTACATCCGGCGCAGGCCGTCCTGGACGATGTGCGCGATCTCGTAGGCGTACGCCGGGTCGTAGGCCACGCACGCCGGGTTGGTGGAGGCCAGCAGCTGGGAGTGGCCGTCCGCGTGCTGGAGGCCCTCGCCGGTCAGGGTCGTACGGCCGGCGGTCGCGCCCAGGACGAACCCGCGCGCCAACTGGTCGGCCATCTGCCAGAACTGGTCGCCGGTGCGCTGGAAACCGAACATCGAGTAGAAGACGTACACCGGGATCAGCGGCTCGCCGTGTGTGGCGTACGCCGATCCCGCCGCCGTCAGCGAGGCCGTGCAGCCCGCCTCGGAGATGCCGTCGTGCAGCATCTGGCCGGTCGGCGACTCCTTGTAGGCGAGGAGGAGTTCCCGGTCCACGGACTCGTACTGCTGGCCCAGCGGGTTGTAGATCTTCGCACTCGGGAAGAAGGAGTCCATACCGAAGGTGCGGTACTCGTCCGGCGCGATCAGTACGAACCGCTTGCCGATCTCCTTGTCCCGCATGAGGTCCTTCAGGAGCCGGACGAAGGCCATGGTCGTCGCGATGGACTGCTGGCCCGTGCCCTTCTTCACGGTCGCGTACGCCTTGTCGTCCGGCAGGGCGAGCGGCCGGGAGCGCACGACGCGCGTCGGGACGTAACCGCCGAGGGACCGGCGGCGGTCGTGCATGTACTGGATCTCCTCCGAGTCCGGGCCCGGGTGGTAGTACGGCGGCGGGCCGGACTCCAGCTCCTTGTCGGAGATCGGCAGGTGCAGCCGGTCCCGGAAGCGCTTGAGGTCGTCGACCGTCAGCTTCTTCATCTGGTGCGTGGCGTTGCGGCCCTCGAAGTTCGGGCCCAGCGTCCAGCCCTTGACCGTCTTGGCCAGGATGACCGTCGGCTGGCCCTTGTGCTCCTTGGCCGCCTTGAACGCCGCGTAGATCTTGCGGTGGTCGTGACCGCCGCGGCCCAGGTGCAGGATCTGGTCGTCGGTCATGTTCTCGACCATCGCGCGCAGCCGGTGGTCGCCGCCGAAGAAGTGCTCGCGGATGTAGGACCCGGACTCGGTGGCGTACGTCTGGAACTGGCCGTCCGGGGTCGTGTTCATCTTGTTGACGAGGATGCCGTCCCGGTCCTGCGCGAGCAGCGGGTCCCAGGAGCGGTCCCAGATCAGTTTGATCACGTTCCAGCCGGCGCCCCGGAAGACCGACTCCAGCTCCTGGATGATCTTGCCGTTGCCGCGCACCGGCCCGTCCAGCCGCTGGAGGTTGCAGTTGACCACGAAGGTCAGGTTGTCCAGGCCCTCCCGGGCGGCCAGGGAGAGCTGGCCGAGCGACTCCGGCTCGTCCATCTCGCCGTCGCCGAGGAACGCCCACACGTGCGACCGCGAGGTGTCGGCGATGCCGCGCGCCTGCATGTAGCGGTTCATCCGCGCCTGGTAGATCGCCCCGAGCGGGCCGAGGCCCATGGAGACCGTCGGGAACTCCCAGAAGTCCGGCATCGAGCGCGGGTGCGGGTAGCTGGAGAGGCCGTCCGGGTACTTCGACTTCTCCTGGCGGAAGCCGTCGAGCTGCTGCGCGGAGAGCCGGTCGAGCAGGTAGGCGCGGGCGTAGATGCCGGGAGAGGCGTGGCCCTGGAAGAAGACCTGGTCGCCGCCGTCGCCCTCGTCCTTGCCGCGGAAGAAGTGGTTGAAGCCGACGTCGTAGAGCGAGGCGGAGGAGGCGAAGGTGGCGATGTGGCCGCCGACGCCGATGCCCGGGCGCTGGGCGCGCGAGACCATCACGGCCGCGTTCCAGCGGGTGGCGTTGAGGATCCTGCGCTCGATGTCCTCGTTGCCGGGGAAGAACGGCTCGCTCTTGGTGGGGATCGTGTTGACGTAGTCCGTGCTGCGCATCTCGGGCACGGCCACGCGCCTCTCGCGGGCCCGCTCGATCAGGCGCAGCATGAGATAGCGGGCCCGTTCCCGGCCGCGCTCGTCGACGGCGGCGTCCAGGGAGTCGAGCCATTCCTGGGTCTCTTCGGGGTCGAAGTCAGGAACCTGACTCGGAAGGCCGCCAATGATGATCGGATTGCGATCGGGTCCGGAAGCCACGCTGTTCCTTACCTGTCGGAGGGCCGGTTCTCGTTGCAGCTGCCTACACCGCGTTCCCCATCGTGTACCTGGGGAAGCCGTACGTCATCTCCGCGCTCGTCTCGGCCGGCGCACCACCGGTCAAAACGCAACGATACGCCCGGGGTGTGACGTGCTTGGCAAAATTGTTCGAGCGACGTATCCCAGGATGATTCCGAACGGGGCAAACCGGGCACACCGGCGTGATGTGGGTCGGGGAAAAGCGCGATACGGTGCCAGGAGTTGCGACGACCCGGCCGGGATCGTCACCGTTTCGGCGGTCCCGACGGCCGGGTACTTGCGCGATCCGTTCCGCCCGTGTGGACTACGGCCAATGCTTCGCGCACGCGCGTGGCTGAGATACTCGACAAGACATGATCAGGAGGCAACCCGTGAGCGCGACCGCGGACCACGCGGAGGAGCGGACGAACCCTGCCGCCAGGCTGGGGTTCCAGCCCGGGCAGGTGGTCCAGGAGATCGGCTACGACGACGACGTCGACCAGGAGCTCCGCGAGGCCATCGAGGAGGTCACCGGGACTGACCTCGTGGACGAGGACTACGACGACGTGGCCGACGCCGTTGTGCTGTGGTTCCGTGACGACGACGGCGACCTGACGGATGCGCTGGTGGATGCCACCACGTACATCGAAGAGGGCGGCGCGATCCTGCTCCTCACGCCGAAGACCGGCCGTGCGGGGTATGTGGAACCGAGCGACATCCAGGACGCCGCCACGACGGCCGGCCTGACGGCGTCGAAGGGCATCAGCGTGGGCAAGGACTGGAGCGGCTCGCGCCTGGCGACGCCCAAGGCCGCCAAGTCCAAGCGGTGACCGTGTACGGCTGACCGCC comes from Streptomyces sp. SCL15-4 and encodes:
- a CDS encoding serine hydrolase domain-containing protein, whose translation is MSLQSLALIENWPVPTAAAGVVRADGTVLGTHGPVGHRFPLASVTKPLAAYAALVAYEEGAIELDEPAGPPGATVRHLLAHTSGLAFDEHRVTAPPGERRLYSNAGFEQLGEHIAEAAGMPFAEYLRQAVLEPLGMTATSLEGSPAKDGVSTVEDLLRFAAEVQAPRLLDPRTVAAAMTVQYPGTKGVLPGYGHQNPNDWGLGFEIRDGKSPHWTGSSSSARTFGHFGQSGTFLWIDPDARAAGIALTDRAFGPWAIEAWPAFTDAVLAELRG
- a CDS encoding MerR family transcriptional regulator → MTVMQTTPAATEHATPADICSAPPRRHPRPDGQDRYTISEVVAFTGLTAHTLRWYERIGLMPHVDRSHTGQRRYSNRDLDWLDFVTKLRLTGMPVADMVRYAELVRRGEDTYAERQALLESTRRDVLNRIAELRDTLAVLDRKISFYAMEGTSR
- a CDS encoding aldo/keto reductase, which produces MTDARIPTVRLGADGPEVGVQGLGCMGMNFGYGPTDAGQARAALDRALELGVTLYDTADAYGDGENERFLSPFFKAHRDEVVVATKFALSIPPDDPTKRIIRNDAPYIRQAVEASLKRLDIDVIDLYYMHRRDVNVPIEETVGTMAELVREGKVKHLGLSEVTADELRTAHAVHPIAAVQSEWSLFSRDIEARVVPAARDLGVALVPYSPLGRGFLTGSFTNAEQDLTSDDFRRQHPRFTGANASANAALLEPIRAVAEARGATLGQIALAWAQQRASVAGLTVVPIPGTRKPGRVEENVAATRITLTEEELTALEPIAAHVAGDRYPDMRFASAGRE
- a CDS encoding DUF4429 domain-containing protein, translating into MGDVLAGFHAVWEFESDSVLIRYERGIRTPKLFQALGERRIPLAAVEGVTLDPGRRGTVVLRLRPRAGADPLMEAADGQLKEGSDPYRLVLPAERETLAEYYADELKGLLTESGPADRHLVAAPGAPLQFKAYDGKASFDGTSVQFRWSWTGASSAKWKAGDQSFAVTELSGVEWRSPEVFEGHLRLIRRSADPAAPAQPDQDPAAVVFGLGYGPVHESLPFAAAVLAAVRTRGPVPAIPAPARRDPADIAERIRHLGELHQAGLVTDEEFSSKKAELLAEL
- a CDS encoding alpha/beta hydrolase, whose protein sequence is MTSFDTSPHLNIWRALPALAVVFVMLATTGWTALRTHRESSALAASLAQWQHGHLHGLRLPDPEAAPARLARFFGSLTPGDRDRLARRYPLAVGNMNGAPVSLRYRANHLALEQARKSERGRMHDSRLSTAGQQDAGRRMHRYESLLSAGRQILAFDPEGSGRIAEVFGDLASARRISVVVPGVDTDLLTFQRTNRPYTAPVGMAKALYAAERTVRPTTRTAVIAWADYTSPDGLGVDAATGLRAEEGAVRLNALLRALPGRAPVSMFCHSYGSVLCGVAARDMPRRVADIAVAASPGMRAAGAAGLGTTARVWAMRDASDWVRDVPYLELGGLGHGADPVSAGFGARVLSARDAEGHSGYFQPGTDSLRNLAAVGAGAYSEVTCAREDDACRSGLSGTPTAERA
- a CDS encoding TetR/AcrR family transcriptional regulator — protein: METLRERKKRRTRESLLRAALELFTTQGYERTTVDEIAEAVDVSQRTFFRYFAGKEDVAFAVQDMAEAAFVAAVRTRPPHEAPMRALRQAFLDSWDEMRETVESVVPVELHLSMYRTIEAEPPLLAARLRRLAATEEALARVLAEREGVDMDTDPRPRLAVAVFGGVMRVTERQWCTSEDSGPEVIRTLTTSYLDQVGSALTGNWRTA
- a CDS encoding MFS transporter, translating into MTSQTTIDATGPGDGTPAAPSGPQPAAGLRGHPWLTLITVAVGVMMVALDGTIVAIANPAIGKDLHASWAQLQWITNAYFLALAVSLITAGKLGDRFGHRQTFLIGVTGFAAASGAIGLSDSIAAVVTFRVFQGLFGALLMPAALGLLRATFPAEKLNMAIGIWGMVIGASTAGGPILGGVLVEHVNWQSVFFINVPVGALALVLGMLILLDHRAENAPRSFDLLGIALLSGAMFCLVWALIKAPAWGWGDGKTWLFLIASVVGFALFALWEKRVREPLIPLALFRSVALSAGVVLMVLMAIAFMGGLFFVTFYLQNVHGMSPIDAGLHLLPLTGMMIVGSPLAGVLITKAGPRIPLAGGMAVTAIAMYGMSTLEENTGSGLMSVWFALLGLGLAPVMVGATEVIVGNAPMELSGVAGGLQQAAMQIGGSLGTAVLGAVMASKVDHTLAGNWADAGLPELPPQQLHQAAEAVQQGVAPVAEGTPAPIAEKITEVAHHTFIDGMSLASLVAAGVAAVAVLVALLTKRGTNAEAGAGVGHI
- a CDS encoding small hydrophobic protein — its product is MMAGFGQGTRGYPRSRGRTWQRTGPDRATLGIIGAICAVAGFFALGIVLGPVAIFCGWQSMGRSWSGERNVPALVALILGAIDTLLAVIALAGAATWGNGLL
- a CDS encoding potassium channel family protein, producing MEQLSAQARWERYSERPLLALTVAFAVAYAVPIVDASAGRSLTALCTGVEWVVWGAFALDYLVRLALAPQRRAFVRRHWVDLCAVVLPVLQPLRLLRLVSTLLLVGRRARMAPQIKLTTYVVGSVIGLLMFGSLAVLSVERESPRGNIRTLGDAVWWSFTTMTTVGYGDHAPTTGLGRMIAVGLMLSGIALLGVVTANIAAWFISRFEKDDVEERRQTEAIASLAEEVRLLRAEVARLTEAAPRRGAGGCADSHSGPAPGNGPQAP
- the aceE gene encoding pyruvate dehydrogenase (acetyl-transferring), homodimeric type; this translates as MASGPDRNPIIIGGLPSQVPDFDPEETQEWLDSLDAAVDERGRERARYLMLRLIERARERRVAVPEMRSTDYVNTIPTKSEPFFPGNEDIERRILNATRWNAAVMVSRAQRPGIGVGGHIATFASSASLYDVGFNHFFRGKDEGDGGDQVFFQGHASPGIYARAYLLDRLSAQQLDGFRQEKSKYPDGLSSYPHPRSMPDFWEFPTVSMGLGPLGAIYQARMNRYMQARGIADTSRSHVWAFLGDGEMDEPESLGQLSLAAREGLDNLTFVVNCNLQRLDGPVRGNGKIIQELESVFRGAGWNVIKLIWDRSWDPLLAQDRDGILVNKMNTTPDGQFQTYATESGSYIREHFFGGDHRLRAMVENMTDDQILHLGRGGHDHRKIYAAFKAAKEHKGQPTVILAKTVKGWTLGPNFEGRNATHQMKKLTVDDLKRFRDRLHLPISDKELESGPPPYYHPGPDSEEIQYMHDRRRSLGGYVPTRVVRSRPLALPDDKAYATVKKGTGQQSIATTMAFVRLLKDLMRDKEIGKRFVLIAPDEYRTFGMDSFFPSAKIYNPLGQQYESVDRELLLAYKESPTGQMLHDGISEAGCTASLTAAGSAYATHGEPLIPVYVFYSMFGFQRTGDQFWQMADQLARGFVLGATAGRTTLTGEGLQHADGHSQLLASTNPACVAYDPAYAYEIAHIVQDGLRRMYGSSPEHPHGEDVFYYLTVYNEPIQHPAEPPNVDVEGIVKGIHRIREATGGAIPAQIMASGVAVPWALEAQRILAEDWNVRADVWSATSWNELRREAVACEEHNLLHPEEEQRVPFVTRKLGGAEGPFVAVSDWMRSVPDQIARWVPGTYQSLGADGFGFADTRGAARRFFHIDAQSIVVAVLTELAREGKVDRSALKQAIDRYRLLDVAAADPGAAGGDA